Below is a window of Elusimicrobiota bacterium DNA.
CAAAAAATCCCATTATTAAAGGGCTTATTACTGCAAACACGATAATTAGAACTAATATACCGACTAAGGCTTTACCTGCTTTTTCATCAGCTTTTAAACTATCTACTAAAGCGCAAAAAATAAGATAGAACCCATATATCCATGCAGACAGCATAACTAACCAAGAAAGCGCCCCGCTAAAAGATAGTATTTGCCCTAACAATATAAACACTATGAAAAGAGGGTATAACGCGGCCGTAACATATACGCAATTAGAAAATTTTGGCTTTGCGTTTACGATCATTGCCAGTATCCATAAAACAAAAGCTCCGATAAAAAGGCCTATTACACCGAATATTACAGCCTGTATGAAAAGGCCTAGTATATTTGCAAAATTTGCAAACATCGGATTAATTACTCCGTTAACAAAATACAAAATCCCTGCGATCGCGGAATAAAATAGAGCTTTCAAAATAGGGGTTAAAAAATCCCCTTCTATTTTGAGGCCGGAAAAAAACTTTTTTGGATTTACAAACAACTGAATCGTTTCGTCAAGCAGCATTTTTAAATACATACCTTCCTCCTTAGTTTTTTGACTTCTTTATATTTAAAGCAAAATCAAATTATTATGTCAAGTTCTGCCAGCCTTCATCGACCTTCGGTATCTTAGGCATTCTTAATTTTAGCTTTTCGGTATTTTGTTTTTCTGCATCATTATAATATTGCAGGATTCCTTCCGCGTCTTCTTTGGACATCTCGCCTTTCTATTTTATGATGCTAGCTGGTGCCAGGTAACTGTTATGTTCTTATTTCTCCGTTTCCGTATATAAGATATTTTGTGGTTGTTAGCTCTTTTACCCCCATTGTTCCGCGCGCATGAAGCTTTTGTGTAGAAATTCCTATTTCCGCGCCCAAACCAAACACTCCTCCGTCGTGAAGTCTTGTTG
It encodes the following:
- a CDS encoding Yip1 family protein; amino-acid sequence: MYLKMLLDETIQLFVNPKKFFSGLKIEGDFLTPILKALFYSAIAGILYFVNGVINPMFANFANILGLFIQAVIFGVIGLFIGAFVLWILAMIVNAKPKFSNCVYVTAALYPLFIVFILLGQILSFSGALSWLVMLSAWIYGFYLIFCALVDSLKADEKAGKALVGILVLIIVFAVISPLIMGFFVKGYDAMRFQFSQRVQNITQGMWKPQPRMQGFMPGQRPMGFPVAPGQNIPAQGMQYPPAGVQVSTVPLQNIVTPAPSMTTPQQNREMAKRIIMSNPRMTAEQKRQAIRRLEENQRKMKK